One region of Salvia miltiorrhiza cultivar Shanhuang (shh) chromosome 3, IMPLAD_Smil_shh, whole genome shotgun sequence genomic DNA includes:
- the LOC131018938 gene encoding mitotic checkpoint serine/threonine-protein kinase BUB1-like translates to MVQCWVADLSPLCTMVWLEYGVAQLVSGYFGEEQERDLQVQAILDKQSYSGYGNEWCWKMFFLILWIMFVICCNKNAMDGSSDYERVFKEIEEHRICIRKALLYESFALFLEVKGRLIDACMIYHLGISRNAEPLGRLKKAQVLFLERMSERVTNGSFQKMKNDISVEDGENFINPWSVSTLKNLLQKMNSKVVEYEGYHSSNKAYPGKVALSSLQKSAKNKDITIGRENYQIRGRAGQGGFAQVFKAYVDGQPDDVVARKIQKPPFPWEFYMYRQLDIRIPEKEKSFGFAHRLHLYSDYSVIVSDYFAHGTLQDAMNCNVVTSGSMDEVLCIYYTIEMLQILETLHGAAMIHGDFKPDNLLIRYSRLTAYLAPVAMLLSMRQLEECVMNLW, encoded by the exons ATGGTACAATGTTGGGTGGCTGATTTGAGCCCTTTGTGTACTATGGTATGGCTGGAGTATGGGGTAGCTCAGCTGGTGTCTG GTTATTTCGGAGAAGAACAGGAAAGAGATCTCCAAGTACAGGCTATTTTGGACAAGCAAAGCTATAGTGGTTATGGAAACGAGTGGTGCTGGAAAAT GTTCTTTCTGATTTTATGGATTATGTTCGTGATCTGCTGCAACAAAAATGCA ATGGATGGTAGCTCAGATTATGAAAGAGTTTTTAAGGAAATAGAGGAGCACAGGATTTGCATACGCAAAGCGCTGCTTTATGAATCATTTGCTTTGTTTCTGGAAGTAAAAGGCAGACTGATAGATGCTTGTATGATTTATCATCTTGGCATCTCAAG AAATGCTGAGCCACTGGGGAGACTAAAAAAAGCTCAGGTTCTATTTCTCGAGAGAATGTCTGAAAGAGTAACTAATGGATCATTTCAAAAG ATGAAAAATGACATTTCTGTAGAGGACGGAGAGAATTTTATTAATCCATGGTCTGTCTCAACCCTCAAAAATCTACTGCAAAAGATGAATTCTAAAGTTGTGGAATATGAG GGATACCATTCAAGTAATAAAGCATATCCTGGAAAAGTGGCGTTATCCTCCTTGCAGAAATCAGCTAAAAATAAAGACATCACTATAG GTAGAGAGAATTATCAGATCAGAGGTCGTGCAGGTCAGGGTGGGTTTGCTCAGGTGTTCAAAGCATATGTTGACGGCCAACCTGATGATGTCGTTGCCCGTAAG ATTCAAAAGCCTCCATTTCCTTGGGAGTTTTATATGTACCGCCAACTCGACATTAGGATTCCTGAAAAAGAA AAGAGTTTTGGCTTTGCTCACAGATTGCACCTCTATTCTGACTACAGTGTCATAGTCTCTGATTATTTTGCTCATGGGACTCTACAG GATGCCATGAACTGTAATGTGGTTACAAGTGGATCTATGGACGAAGTATTATGTATCTATTACACCATTGAGATGCTTCAAATCCTAGAGACTCTGCATGGTGCTGCAATGATCCATGGCGACTTCAAACCCGATAATTTGCTCATACGATATTCTAG GTTGACAGCATACTTGGCGCCCGTGGCGATGCTTTTGAGCATGAGGCAACTAGAAGAATGCGTAATGAATTTATGGTAG